A genomic segment from Raphanus sativus cultivar WK10039 unplaced genomic scaffold, ASM80110v3 Scaffold0069, whole genome shotgun sequence encodes:
- the LOC130500979 gene encoding F-box/LRR-repeat protein At4g14103-like, protein MVGKKIGFDIFSGLPDELHSHILSFLPMKTAASTSLLSRKWRYLFACNPNLVFDNHKVSTSFINFVDRVLALQGNSPVHKFSLIIKDDDRDNPVVPIRIFTWILNVLRRGVSDLNLFVDLQSESLLPSKIFLSETLVRLKLKSGYGANIKLDDNQDVYLPKLKTLFLQAGYENHGIGLAKLLSGCHMLEELVMYDISWLLWNFSSVSITTLKRLTFCWGEIDTNAKSVSIDTPSLVYLNFTDTIADAYPIVNLCSLVEARICLRMSYKQYGKAHFLDEASFSDLQQINYSKANKKVGNATDFIMGIRSVHILYLYADTLEVLTCCCETIPLFNNLTELTIESSPRVGWKPLMDLLNNSPNLETLVFQGLVNKATDSWGDLCFCQLFVEEEEIFSCLSSSTVKVLKIFRVGDYYGNMESQIEQIKYFLETMPNLEKIILHHTAWTVEDVTHVSRQLKRVISTVASSICIVQLISDNTPQALVVA, encoded by the exons ATGGTTGGGAAAAAGATAGGGTTTGATATATTCAGCGGTTTACCTGATGAACTTCACTCTCACATCTTGTCATTTCTTCCCATGAAAACCGCTGCTTCTACATCACTTCTCTCCAGAAAATGGCGCTATCTCTTTGCTTGTAACCCTAATCTTGTTTTTGATAACCACAAGGTTTCTACAAGTTTTATAAATTTCGTGGATAGAGTATTGGCTTTGCAAGGCAATTCTCCTGTACACAAGTTTTCTTTAATTATCAAAGATGATGATCGCGATAATCCTGTTGTTCCAATCCGTATATTTACCTGGATTCTCAATGTGTTGAGACGTGGTGTCTCGGATCTTAATCTGTTTGTGGATTTGCAATCGGAATCTCTGCTTCCTTCAAAGATTTTCTTAAGCGAGACATTAGTTAGGCTTAAACTAAAGTCTGGATATGGCGCCAACATTAAACTTGATGACAACCAAGATGTATATCTTCCAAAGCTTAAGACTCTGTTTCTTCAGGCAGGTTATGAAAATCATGGTATTGGGCTTGCTAAGCTACTTTCCGGTTGTCACATGCTTGAGGAACTAGTTATGTATGATATATCTTGGTTACTATGGAATTTTTCATCTGTGTCTATCACAACTCTCAAGAGACTAACATTTTGCTGGGGCGAGATTGATACTAATGCAAAGAGTGTGTCAATTGACACTCCCAGCCTTGTCTACTTGAATTTTACTGATACAATCGCCGACGCGTATCCGATTGTGAATCTCTGTTCGCTTGTTGAAGCCCGTATCTGTCTTCGAATGTCATACAAGCAATATGGAAAGGCGCACTTTTTGGATGAGGCTAGCTTTTCAGATTTACAACAGATTAATTACTCCAAGGCTAACAAGAAGGTCGGTAACGCAACAGATTTCATCATGGGAATACGCAGTGTGCATATCCTTTATCTATATGCTGACACTCTTGAG GTACTTACATGCTGTTGTGAAACAATACCACTATTCAACAACTTGACTGAGTTAACTATCGAGAGTAGCCCTAGAGTAGGGTGGAAACCATTGATGGATCTACTCAACAACTCTCCAAATCTGGAGACTCTTGTCTTTCAA GGACTCGTCAACAAAGCGACGGACAGTTGGGGTGATCTGTGTTTCTGCCAACTTTTCGTTGAGGAAGAGGAGATTTTTAGTTGCCTATCTTCAAGTACGGTGAAGGTATTAAAGATATTTAGGGTGGGTGATTACTATGGTAACATGGAGAGCCAGATTGAGCAGATCAAGTATTTCTTGGAGACAATGCCTAATCTTGAAAAAATTATACTGCACCATACTGCATGGACTGTAGAAGATGTGACTCACGTTTCAAGGCAACTTAAGAGGGTAATATCAACAGTAGCTTCGTCCATCTGCATTGTCCAACTAATCTCTGATAACACTCCCCAAGCTTTGGTTGTAGCTTAA